Proteins encoded within one genomic window of Bacillus sp. 1NLA3E:
- a CDS encoding DUF2157 domain-containing protein yields MAKRIVKKHELQFLKHELQYLEDTEVLPPGKSKEIQDLYEVEKRFSFTKTLLYVGSILIGAGILSFMASNWDEISKLFKFIIIIGLLVSSNLVGYRLEKSYPKTSKSFYYLGGIVFGAGIFLVGQMFHFGGDFQHAFLWWSLGILPLAWVLRDKWILMAAAIFVLIYLTDGTYMNGEGIPFWILLWIVAIYVLNDIIGYSKVTGFLVGLLMLEFIWTILNYLLAGVQDSGYIYGLVYMAIGISLIFFKGKIREVDIFLGHLVHCGAAIALSFSEAWPIDWMYIPVSIIYLLFVLYLIKKGSLLNIIILCVMIFRFYIDISFDFLPKSFVFIIGGVILLGFGFYFEKQRKKGGGLYE; encoded by the coding sequence ATGGCCAAACGTATAGTGAAAAAACACGAGCTACAATTTTTGAAACACGAACTTCAGTATCTTGAAGACACCGAGGTTTTACCACCGGGTAAGTCGAAGGAAATTCAAGATTTGTACGAAGTGGAAAAGCGTTTTTCTTTTACAAAAACACTTTTGTATGTCGGTTCGATCTTAATTGGGGCTGGAATTCTAAGCTTTATGGCAAGCAACTGGGATGAAATCAGTAAGTTGTTCAAATTCATCATTATTATTGGACTGCTTGTTAGTAGTAATTTGGTTGGATATCGGCTGGAGAAAAGCTACCCAAAAACTTCTAAAAGCTTTTATTACCTTGGAGGGATCGTATTTGGGGCAGGGATTTTCTTAGTTGGACAAATGTTCCACTTTGGTGGAGATTTTCAACATGCCTTTTTGTGGTGGTCACTAGGTATTCTGCCATTAGCCTGGGTTTTAAGGGATAAATGGATTTTGATGGCAGCAGCTATATTTGTTCTCATTTATTTGACTGATGGAACGTATATGAATGGGGAAGGGATCCCATTCTGGATCCTACTTTGGATTGTTGCTATTTACGTTTTAAACGACATAATTGGATACTCAAAAGTAACCGGTTTTTTAGTAGGTCTGCTCATGCTTGAATTCATTTGGACGATTTTGAACTATCTATTAGCAGGTGTGCAGGACTCTGGATATATTTATGGCCTAGTTTATATGGCAATTGGCATTTCACTTATTTTCTTCAAAGGGAAAATAAGAGAAGTTGATATATTTTTAGGTCATCTTGTCCATTGTGGAGCGGCCATAGCATTGTCATTTAGTGAGGCTTGGCCAATCGACTGGATGTATATTCCGGTTTCGATTATTTACCTGCTATTCGTTCTATACTTGATTAAAAAGGGTAGCTTGCTCAATATCATCATCTTGTGCGTAATGATTTTCCGTTTTTATATTGATATATCCTTTGATTTTCTCCCTAAGTCTTTTGTATTTATTATAGGTGGAGTCATCTTACTTGGATTCGGTTTTTATTTTGAAAAACAACGAAAAAAAGGAGGGGGCCTATATGAATAA
- a CDS encoding GDYXXLXY domain-containing protein, with amino-acid sequence MNKRTKYLILACLVPVVILLGMTVTPLYTLYNGDEITLQTVPVDPSDVFRGDYVALQYEAEQVPIDLVDKGIKDKWEKEYNPIQVYVTLEKKNDVFTPIKVSVEKPEKGIFLKGKLNYIDYAMDTKEPTQVKSAFIEYSLDKYFVEDNTGTDWEKASAKGEIIATVKVFNGYATLTNITKKK; translated from the coding sequence ATGAATAAGCGAACGAAGTATTTAATATTAGCCTGCTTGGTTCCAGTGGTTATTTTACTAGGCATGACGGTAACCCCTCTGTATACGCTATATAATGGGGATGAAATCACCCTCCAAACCGTACCTGTTGATCCAAGTGATGTATTTCGTGGAGATTATGTGGCATTACAATATGAAGCAGAACAAGTGCCGATTGATTTAGTGGATAAAGGAATCAAGGATAAATGGGAAAAAGAGTACAATCCTATTCAGGTATATGTGACTTTAGAAAAAAAGAACGATGTGTTTACTCCAATTAAAGTATCTGTAGAAAAACCAGAAAAAGGCATCTTTCTAAAGGGAAAACTAAATTATATTGATTATGCAATGGACACGAAAGAACCTACTCAGGTGAAGAGTGCTTTTATCGAATATAGTTTAGATAAATACTTTGTAGAAGACAACACCGGAACAGATTGGGAAAAAGCATCTGCCAAAGGTGAAATCATAGCCACAGTAAAAGTATTCAACGGCTATGCCACCCTAACCAACATCACCAAGAAAAAATAA
- a CDS encoding cation-translocating P-type ATPase, producing the protein MWFIKSVSEVGADLDSDPNTGLSHAEAQKRLAQYGANEFSEHKKPSIFFLFLDQLKSPLIYILIVAALISLFVGEYSDAVIIVIVILLNAIIGVIQEAKAEKALEELKKMTTPKAIVKRDGAIKEIPSEQVVPGDVVMIDAGRFIPADVRLFETVNLKIEESSLTGESVPAEKEANWQAEGDIPIGDQRNMAFMSTLSTYGRGIGMVVNTGMQTEIGKIAAMLGTQERELTPLQKSLAGLGKTLGISAVFISAVIFLIGFFQGRDALDMFLIAVSLAVAAIPEGLPAIVTIVLAIGVQRMIKRQAVVRKLPAVETLGAVSVICSDKTGTLTQNKMTVTKVYVNDAYVPLQSLATRPANEERFFEAMTLCNDAVLTSEEQSGDPTEIALVAAAQQIGIDKQELDLIYKRIYEVPFDSDRKMMTTVHQQQAGYFVIVKGALESILPLTSAILHNGEKIAFTTYQNERVQEKANAMSEEALRVLAIAYKEIPPQVGEFTQDQLECDLVLLGLTGMIDPPREEVKSSISQCKSAGIQTVMITGDHQKTAFAIAKELGIASAEDQTMSGFELDTLNENELKEKVKKIRVFARVSPEHKVKIVKALKENGEIVSMTGDGVNDAPSLQQADVGVAMGMGGTDVAKGAADIVLTDDNFSTIVAAVEEGRNIYQNIKKSIIFLLSCNLGEIITLFVAILLGWPAPLSAIHILWINLITDTLPAISLGLDPDAPDVMKEKPRLIKEGVFANGSGTFTCINGLLIGLITLIAFIVGIGIYSGPEAIFTTEFADVPREALVRGQTMAFITLSVSQLFHSINLRSTKKSLFQVGIFSNKYLLASILIGTSIQVALVNTPVFKEIFKIASITLKDWLFVLTLSALPVVFNELFKMGKRMVKAQQNSQVV; encoded by the coding sequence ATGTGGTTTATAAAAAGTGTTTCCGAAGTTGGTGCTGATTTGGATTCGGATCCAAACACTGGACTTTCTCATGCAGAAGCTCAAAAACGCCTTGCCCAGTATGGAGCAAATGAATTTAGCGAGCACAAAAAGCCCTCTATCTTTTTTCTGTTCTTAGATCAATTGAAAAGTCCGCTAATTTACATCTTAATAGTGGCTGCACTCATTTCATTATTTGTTGGTGAGTACAGTGACGCTGTTATTATCGTGATCGTCATTTTACTTAATGCCATAATCGGTGTGATTCAAGAGGCAAAAGCAGAAAAAGCATTAGAAGAGTTGAAAAAAATGACCACCCCGAAAGCGATTGTCAAACGTGACGGGGCGATTAAAGAGATTCCATCAGAACAAGTAGTTCCAGGTGATGTTGTGATGATAGATGCCGGTAGGTTTATTCCTGCTGATGTGCGCCTATTTGAAACGGTGAATTTAAAGATTGAAGAGTCCTCCTTAACGGGAGAATCTGTCCCTGCTGAAAAGGAAGCTAACTGGCAGGCAGAAGGTGATATTCCAATCGGGGATCAACGTAATATGGCGTTTATGTCCACCTTGTCAACGTATGGTCGTGGTATCGGAATGGTTGTCAACACCGGGATGCAAACAGAAATTGGCAAGATTGCCGCGATGCTTGGTACCCAGGAACGGGAACTAACTCCTTTGCAAAAAAGCCTAGCAGGTCTTGGGAAAACATTAGGAATAAGTGCGGTATTCATTTCTGCGGTCATCTTTTTGATTGGATTTTTTCAAGGACGAGATGCCCTTGATATGTTCTTAATAGCAGTCAGTCTTGCAGTTGCCGCTATTCCAGAGGGTCTTCCGGCAATTGTCACGATTGTCCTGGCCATTGGCGTCCAGCGCATGATCAAACGGCAAGCCGTGGTCCGTAAGCTCCCGGCAGTCGAAACACTTGGTGCAGTAAGTGTTATTTGTTCAGATAAAACAGGAACGCTCACCCAAAATAAAATGACCGTGACGAAGGTTTATGTTAATGATGCTTATGTTCCGTTGCAATCATTAGCCACGAGACCTGCCAACGAGGAACGGTTTTTTGAAGCAATGACTTTATGTAACGATGCTGTTCTGACTTCAGAGGAACAATCCGGCGACCCTACTGAAATAGCCCTTGTTGCTGCGGCACAGCAAATAGGTATAGATAAACAAGAATTGGATTTGATCTATAAGCGCATCTATGAAGTCCCATTTGATTCGGACCGAAAAATGATGACAACAGTCCATCAGCAGCAAGCTGGCTATTTTGTTATAGTCAAAGGGGCATTAGAAAGCATTCTCCCGCTTACGTCAGCCATTTTACACAACGGGGAAAAAATCGCTTTTACTACATACCAAAACGAAAGAGTACAGGAAAAAGCAAACGCAATGTCTGAAGAGGCACTACGTGTTTTAGCGATAGCCTATAAGGAAATCCCACCCCAGGTTGGTGAATTTACTCAGGACCAACTCGAATGTGACCTTGTCCTGCTCGGGCTCACTGGGATGATCGACCCACCTCGTGAAGAAGTGAAATCTTCAATTTCTCAGTGTAAAAGCGCTGGAATCCAAACCGTTATGATTACTGGAGACCATCAAAAAACGGCATTCGCAATTGCCAAAGAACTGGGGATTGCAAGTGCTGAGGACCAAACGATGTCTGGTTTCGAACTAGATACTCTTAATGAAAACGAGCTTAAGGAAAAGGTGAAAAAGATCCGCGTGTTTGCCCGCGTTTCTCCAGAACATAAAGTGAAAATTGTCAAAGCCCTCAAAGAGAACGGCGAGATTGTATCAATGACCGGTGACGGTGTCAACGATGCTCCTTCATTACAACAAGCGGATGTTGGTGTGGCGATGGGAATGGGGGGCACAGATGTGGCAAAAGGTGCCGCAGATATCGTGCTGACTGATGACAATTTCTCAACGATCGTTGCCGCAGTTGAGGAAGGAAGGAATATTTATCAAAACATCAAAAAATCGATTATTTTTTTACTATCATGCAATTTAGGAGAAATTATCACTCTTTTCGTAGCAATTTTACTGGGATGGCCTGCACCACTGTCGGCCATACATATTTTATGGATAAATTTGATCACTGACACACTTCCAGCAATCTCACTTGGATTGGATCCAGATGCTCCTGATGTAATGAAAGAGAAACCAAGATTAATTAAGGAAGGTGTATTTGCCAATGGGAGTGGAACATTTACCTGTATCAACGGATTGCTTATCGGTTTGATAACATTGATTGCCTTCATTGTAGGAATTGGCATTTATTCTGGTCCAGAGGCAATTTTTACGACTGAATTTGCTGATGTACCAAGGGAGGCTCTCGTGCGTGGGCAAACGATGGCATTTATTACTCTAAGTGTTTCGCAATTATTTCACTCCATAAATTTACGGAGTACCAAGAAATCACTTTTCCAGGTCGGGATATTTTCCAATAAATATTTACTAGCTTCCATTCTAATTGGAACCAGCATCCAAGTAGCTTTAGTCAACACTCCTGTATTCAAGGAAATTTTCAAAATTGCTTCCATTACACTTAAGGATTGGTTATTCGTTTTAACACTTTCAGCTCTCCCAGTAGTTTTCAATGAACTCTTCAAAATGGGAAAAAGAATGGTAAAGGCTCAACAAAACTCCCAGGTTGTTTAA
- a CDS encoding amino acid permease — protein METNQQELSKGLLPRHVQFMALAGMIGTGIFKGSSETLNMAGPSVVIAYLIGGLLLFIVMAALGEMASAYPNLNVQRLVHKAFGFRISFIVGWLYWINWILVTIVELIAAGSFLQYWFPSVPLWIFSLICGAIIVGINLFEVKYYGEMEFWFAGIKILALTVFILLGTLVLLGVVPSSIQDPISNYTGHGGFFPKGMGGILSAFLVVMFSYGGAELIGVAVTETKDAKLVLPKVIKGTVWRVILFYVLPILIICGIMPWNEVSSNGSPFVQVLTLSGLPGAADVMNFVLITAVLSAANSGIYATSRTLFAMAQSGEAPKLLLKTTKTGIPLNGIMITTICILAGVFLAYMTPDQIIGYLMSIPGFTIILIWFGICAAQLKLRPKYQELPHFQVKWFPYATIFACIALFMIFIAFIFNADNVIGTTVCLGTLAILTILSFVFKKNIKQTDSGSIEKNKQTS, from the coding sequence ATGGAAACCAATCAACAAGAATTGAGCAAAGGTTTATTGCCAAGACATGTCCAGTTTATGGCGTTAGCTGGAATGATTGGCACAGGGATTTTTAAAGGAAGCTCAGAAACGTTAAATATGGCAGGGCCAAGTGTTGTGATTGCTTACTTAATTGGTGGGCTCCTGTTATTTATTGTAATGGCTGCATTAGGTGAGATGGCGTCCGCTTATCCTAATTTAAACGTGCAACGACTTGTCCATAAAGCGTTTGGATTTCGGATCTCGTTTATTGTGGGCTGGCTCTATTGGATTAACTGGATTTTGGTGACGATTGTCGAATTAATTGCAGCGGGTAGCTTTTTACAATACTGGTTCCCTTCCGTCCCACTATGGATTTTCAGTTTAATTTGTGGAGCTATCATTGTCGGAATTAATTTGTTTGAAGTTAAGTATTACGGAGAAATGGAGTTTTGGTTTGCCGGAATTAAGATATTAGCCCTAACTGTTTTTATTTTATTAGGAACATTAGTCTTGCTAGGTGTAGTACCAAGCTCGATTCAAGACCCTATATCCAACTATACAGGGCATGGCGGGTTTTTCCCTAAAGGAATGGGCGGAATCCTCAGCGCGTTTTTGGTGGTCATGTTTTCTTATGGTGGAGCAGAATTGATTGGCGTCGCTGTAACCGAAACAAAAGATGCCAAACTCGTTTTACCGAAAGTAATTAAAGGAACCGTATGGCGAGTAATTCTTTTCTATGTTTTACCAATATTAATTATTTGTGGAATCATGCCTTGGAATGAAGTGTCGTCAAACGGTAGTCCGTTTGTTCAAGTGTTAACCCTTTCAGGTCTTCCAGGCGCTGCGGATGTCATGAATTTCGTTCTTATCACAGCGGTGTTGTCAGCAGCTAACTCCGGGATTTATGCAACATCCAGAACATTGTTTGCAATGGCCCAAAGCGGCGAGGCACCAAAATTACTATTAAAAACTACTAAGACCGGGATTCCTCTTAATGGAATTATGATCACCACTATTTGCATTTTAGCCGGTGTATTTTTAGCCTATATGACCCCCGATCAGATTATCGGCTATCTAATGTCCATTCCTGGGTTTACGATTATTTTAATCTGGTTTGGTATCTGTGCAGCCCAATTGAAGCTTCGCCCAAAATACCAGGAGCTTCCTCATTTCCAGGTAAAATGGTTCCCTTATGCAACTATTTTTGCTTGCATCGCTTTGTTCATGATCTTTATTGCCTTTATTTTTAATGCGGACAATGTCATCGGGACAACTGTATGTCTTGGTACATTAGCTATTCTTACAATTCTTTCGTTTGTATTCAAAAAGAATATTAAGCAGACAGATTCAGGTTCAATAGAAAAAAACAAACAAACATCATAA
- a CDS encoding VOC family protein, whose protein sequence is MKIEHVAIWVQDIEAMKEFYVSYFDGQSNEKYCNESKGFESYFIKFRGGARLEIMRRKDIEKTRESDITGWAHIAFSLGSAEAVDQMTLRLKTAGFTILNGPRTTGDGYYESVIEDQEGNQIEITV, encoded by the coding sequence ATGAAAATAGAACACGTTGCTATTTGGGTTCAGGATATAGAAGCAATGAAGGAATTTTATGTTTCCTATTTTGATGGTCAATCAAACGAAAAATATTGTAATGAATCAAAAGGATTCGAATCATATTTCATTAAATTTAGAGGTGGGGCGCGATTGGAAATTATGCGCCGGAAAGATATTGAAAAAACGAGGGAATCTGATATAACTGGTTGGGCTCACATCGCCTTCTCACTTGGAAGTGCAGAGGCTGTTGACCAAATGACTCTAAGACTAAAAACAGCCGGTTTTACCATTTTAAATGGACCACGGACGACAGGTGATGGATATTACGAGAGTGTTATAGAAGACCAAGAGGGGAATCAGATAGAGATTACAGTATAA
- a CDS encoding YsnF/AvaK domain-containing protein, with protein MFIEDIDRDNDSAVHLELHEERLDISKERIQTAEVISHKEVITEEKTITVPVTREELVIEKIVYNPAAPDQTSETTEILRIPVSEEQIEVSKHPTTLEEVEIYKRSYQETNHIEETLKKEQIHIDTIGNPKIIL; from the coding sequence TTGTTTATAGAGGATATTGATCGTGATAATGATAGTGCTGTCCATCTCGAGCTTCATGAAGAAAGGTTAGATATATCTAAAGAACGGATTCAAACAGCAGAAGTCATTTCTCACAAAGAGGTAATTACCGAGGAAAAGACGATTACAGTCCCGGTTACCCGCGAAGAGCTTGTCATTGAGAAAATAGTGTACAATCCTGCTGCTCCAGACCAGACGAGCGAAACCACGGAAATTTTACGTATACCTGTTAGTGAGGAACAGATCGAGGTCAGCAAGCATCCGACAACCTTAGAAGAGGTTGAAATTTATAAACGTTCATACCAAGAAACCAATCATATAGAAGAAACCCTAAAAAAAGAACAAATCCATATCGACACAATCGGGAACCCAAAAATAATACTTTAA
- a CDS encoding YsnF/AvaK domain-containing protein: MGDFFGLFGNDSEKTENTDVTETTTQSSDNGTLQLHQEELDITKNSSNAGEVVLSKEVVEEQKSVDVPVTHEEVVIERRSINNETSDAAINADETIRIPVSEEHVDVSKHTVTTGEVSAHKRAVEATQHIEETLKREEARVNTNGGVNIVSDADAISDNDSSLT; the protein is encoded by the coding sequence ATGGGTGATTTTTTTGGATTGTTTGGAAATGATAGCGAGAAGACGGAAAATACGGATGTAACTGAAACCACCACTCAAAGTAGTGATAATGGTACGCTCCAACTTCATCAAGAGGAGCTTGACATAACGAAAAATAGTTCCAATGCTGGAGAAGTTGTTTTAAGCAAAGAGGTTGTCGAAGAGCAAAAGTCGGTTGACGTCCCCGTGACTCATGAGGAAGTTGTGATTGAAAGAAGATCGATTAACAATGAAACAAGCGACGCTGCTATTAATGCTGATGAAACCATTCGAATTCCAGTAAGTGAAGAACACGTTGATGTGAGTAAGCACACTGTAACAACAGGTGAAGTTTCCGCTCACAAGCGGGCGGTTGAGGCAACTCAGCATATTGAGGAAACCCTTAAAAGGGAAGAAGCACGTGTTAATACAAACGGTGGTGTGAATATCGTTTCTGATGCTGATGCCATAAGTGATAATGATTCCAGTCTCACTTAA
- a CDS encoding aspartyl-tRNA synthetase, with amino-acid sequence MGNLSKAKYSIIFFGIILLIWGVFTFFSEKSASFSKPSEALYSIDENLLLIPAYKVKSESLYFFIKDKNKLGATFVNEGFFGWKAGDLLYSNIGKMKDYEKLNKYQVHDDYLIYGLIRNANHYQIKVNGHEAKIINLAMVDASKVKEYGLEGMSLWYYKSKIPLADGEIQLFSQDTKKLIDTEKLILEKDTN; translated from the coding sequence TTGGGGAATCTGTCTAAAGCAAAATATTCAATCATTTTTTTCGGCATCATTTTATTAATTTGGGGTGTTTTTACGTTTTTTTCTGAAAAATCTGCGTCATTTTCAAAGCCAAGTGAAGCATTATACAGTATTGATGAAAATTTATTGCTAATTCCTGCCTATAAGGTGAAAAGTGAGTCCTTATATTTTTTTATTAAAGATAAGAATAAGCTAGGTGCAACCTTTGTTAATGAAGGATTTTTCGGATGGAAGGCAGGCGACCTGCTTTACAGTAACATTGGGAAAATGAAGGATTATGAAAAATTGAACAAATACCAAGTGCACGATGACTATTTAATTTATGGTTTAATAAGAAATGCTAATCATTATCAAATTAAGGTAAACGGCCATGAAGCAAAAATAATAAATTTGGCAATGGTGGATGCAAGCAAAGTGAAAGAATATGGTTTAGAAGGTATGTCCCTTTGGTACTATAAAAGCAAAATCCCACTTGCGGATGGGGAAATCCAATTATTTAGTCAGGATACTAAAAAGCTAATCGATACTGAAAAGTTAATTTTAGAAAAAGATACAAATTGA
- a CDS encoding WD40/YVTN/BNR-like repeat-containing protein — MTAFVRTPDWKAFENGGDTTIKILKSIDKGKTWDTTSVLSPFPSARLRLLGFTSEQNGYLILSGDRTMSSEANAILKTNDGGKTWVNAGTVQNNYRLVTSGGFINNTLGFISFGTLNEMDQPGRPSLYRTIDGGEDVG, encoded by the coding sequence ATGACAGCCTTCGTGAGGACCCCTGATTGGAAAGCGTTTGAGAATGGTGGAGATACAACAATAAAGATTCTCAAATCTATCGATAAGGGGAAGACCTGGGATACAACAAGCGTACTAAGCCCGTTTCCTTCGGCACGATTACGGCTCCTTGGCTTTACATCAGAACAAAATGGCTATTTGATTTTATCTGGTGACCGCACGATGAGTTCTGAAGCAAACGCTATTCTAAAAACCAATGATGGTGGCAAAACATGGGTAAATGCCGGCACCGTTCAGAACAATTACCGATTAGTTACAAGCGGTGGTTTTATCAACAATACGCTTGGCTTCATCTCATTTGGCACGTTGAATGAAATGGATCAACCAGGCCGACCGTCATTGTACCGAACAATAGACGGGGGGGAAGACGTGGGCTGA
- a CDS encoding (deoxy)nucleoside triphosphate pyrophosphohydrolase, translating to MKKDIYVVGAVIIENGKILCAQRGTTKSLPLKWEFPGGKIEKGESPQEALFREINEEMQCKIEIGEQIDKTVYEYDFGIVHLTTFFCQLIEGKPILTEHESIKWLAPNELTTLDWAPADIPTIEKLSKILP from the coding sequence ATGAAAAAGGATATTTATGTCGTTGGTGCGGTAATCATTGAAAACGGAAAAATCTTATGTGCACAAAGAGGTACAACGAAGTCGCTACCGCTAAAATGGGAATTTCCCGGTGGGAAAATAGAAAAAGGTGAATCACCTCAAGAAGCATTATTTCGTGAAATTAATGAAGAAATGCAATGTAAGATAGAAATAGGTGAACAGATCGATAAAACAGTGTATGAATATGATTTTGGTATTGTCCATTTGACTACCTTTTTCTGTCAGCTTATCGAAGGAAAGCCTATATTAACAGAGCATGAATCAATAAAATGGTTAGCACCAAATGAACTCACCACTTTAGATTGGGCACCTGCGGATATCCCAACTATAGAGAAATTGTCAAAAATATTACCATGA